The proteins below are encoded in one region of Halogranum gelatinilyticum:
- a CDS encoding aminopeptidase: MDPRIERHAEILVDYSIEAEAGDEVVVSAAPEAEDLVVAIAEKLGERGANLTTKLSSSRAGRAHMNAKDEEDITENAVERAMTETTDAFVYIRSNRNSYEFSDVPPEKMTATQRANKETSEIRMGKRWVLTQFPTEADAQNAEMPTDVYEGFVWNAINRDWQEQYDHQAQFTEMLDEASEVHIVSGDTTDIRMNVEGMRAANDHGKHNMPAGEVFTAPNPESVEGEVLFDMPLVTRGREVTNVRLVFEGGEVVEHSADKNEDLLTAMLDTDEGARRLGELGIGMNRGIDRFTKNMLFDEKMGDTVHMAIGRAIDENVPEGKEANDSAVHTDMIVDMSEDSYIELDGEVVQRDGTFKFEDGFGA, encoded by the coding sequence ATGGATCCCCGAATCGAACGACACGCGGAGATTTTGGTCGACTACAGTATCGAAGCCGAGGCTGGTGACGAGGTCGTCGTCAGCGCGGCACCCGAAGCCGAGGACCTCGTCGTCGCCATCGCCGAGAAACTCGGCGAGCGGGGCGCGAATCTCACGACGAAACTCTCGTCCTCGCGTGCCGGCCGCGCGCACATGAACGCCAAGGACGAAGAGGACATCACGGAGAACGCCGTCGAGCGGGCGATGACCGAGACGACGGACGCCTTCGTCTACATCCGGTCGAATCGAAACAGCTACGAGTTCAGTGACGTCCCTCCGGAGAAGATGACGGCGACCCAACGCGCCAACAAGGAGACGAGCGAGATTCGGATGGGCAAGCGGTGGGTGCTGACCCAGTTCCCGACCGAGGCCGACGCACAGAACGCCGAGATGCCGACGGACGTCTACGAGGGCTTCGTCTGGAACGCCATCAACCGCGATTGGCAGGAGCAGTACGACCACCAAGCGCAGTTCACCGAGATGCTCGACGAGGCTTCGGAGGTCCACATCGTCAGCGGCGACACCACGGACATCCGCATGAACGTCGAGGGGATGCGCGCGGCCAACGACCACGGGAAGCACAACATGCCCGCTGGCGAGGTCTTCACCGCGCCGAACCCCGAGAGCGTCGAGGGCGAGGTGCTGTTCGACATGCCGCTCGTGACGCGCGGCCGCGAGGTGACGAACGTCCGACTCGTCTTCGAGGGCGGTGAGGTCGTCGAACACAGTGCCGACAAGAACGAAGACCTCCTGACGGCGATGCTCGACACCGACGAGGGTGCGCGACGGCTCGGCGAACTCGGTATCGGGATGAACCGCGGCATCGACCGCTTCACGAAGAACATGCTCTTCGACGAGAAGATGGGCGACACCGTCCACATGGCCATCGGCCGCGCCATCGACGAAAACGTCCCCGAGGGTAAGGAGGCCAACGACAGCGCGGTCCACACCGACATGATCGTCGACATGAGCGAGGACTCCTACATCGAACTGGACGGTGAGGTCGTCCAGCGGGACGGGACGTTCAAATTCGAAGACGGGTTCGGCGCGTAG
- a CDS encoding creatininase family protein — protein MYLADQTWPDLGDYVAEESVAIVPLGSTEQHGPHLPLSTDHTIAESLAREAAERTGFLCTPTINVGVSPHHRQFHGTMWVDPPQFRDYVESFTRNLTYHGIDRVVYVNAHGGNVQHLREVGRRLRDDGESYCIEWMWDESITPLVEELFETPGPHGGPKETSMMLHLDPDNVREDRIEDAAEGGCRNFPEDVDTVRHGSRTFYDAADNTANGVLGDQTDASAENGEQLFEAATEQLVFLLEWLDEQAFADLLPKPHVDPQPGSKR, from the coding sequence ATGTACCTCGCCGACCAGACGTGGCCCGACCTCGGAGACTACGTCGCCGAGGAGTCCGTCGCTATCGTCCCGCTCGGGTCGACCGAACAACACGGCCCACACCTCCCGCTGTCGACCGACCACACCATCGCCGAGTCGCTGGCGCGGGAGGCCGCCGAGCGGACGGGCTTTCTCTGCACGCCGACGATCAACGTCGGCGTCAGCCCCCACCACCGACAGTTCCACGGGACGATGTGGGTCGACCCGCCGCAGTTCCGCGACTACGTGGAGTCCTTCACGCGAAACCTGACCTACCACGGCATCGACCGCGTCGTCTACGTCAACGCCCACGGCGGCAACGTCCAGCATCTCCGCGAGGTGGGCCGTCGGCTCCGTGACGACGGCGAGTCCTACTGCATCGAGTGGATGTGGGACGAGTCCATCACGCCGCTCGTCGAGGAGCTGTTCGAGACGCCCGGTCCCCACGGCGGGCCGAAGGAGACCTCGATGATGTTGCATCTCGACCCTGACAACGTCCGCGAGGACAGAATCGAGGATGCCGCCGAGGGCGGCTGCCGGAACTTCCCCGAGGACGTCGACACGGTCCGACACGGTTCGCGGACGTTCTACGACGCCGCCGACAACACTGCCAACGGGGTTCTCGGCGACCAGACCGACGCCTCCGCGGAGAACGGTGAGCAGCTGTTCGAGGCCGCGACGGAGCAGCTGGTCTTCCTCTTGGAGTGGCTCGACGAGCAGGCCTTCGCGGACCTCCTGCCGAAGCCGCACGTCGACCCACAGCCAGGGAGTAAACGCTAG
- a CDS encoding DUF4397 domain-containing protein — protein sequence MNTQRRDVLKAVGGVVLVGGLAGCAGQGGETTTAEPTPEPTATPTETPTETAEPTATPEPETGMVRVAHASPDAPNVDVYVDGSVVLEDVPFRAVSDYLMVPVGPHTVTITAAGDAETVAFEGEVEVGSGAYTVAAIGELTSEDTEFGPLIVEDYLSDPGDDTARVTLVHASPDAPAVDVTVGDGETVLYDGVAFGETSTVEVPAGDYGLEIRGDTESNDGDVVTTVDVSLAGGAVYSAMALGYLTPDDEPTDEAFGLALVQNN from the coding sequence ATGAACACACAACGACGCGACGTACTGAAAGCGGTCGGTGGCGTGGTGCTCGTCGGCGGCCTCGCCGGCTGTGCGGGGCAGGGCGGCGAGACGACCACGGCCGAGCCGACGCCCGAACCGACGGCGACGCCAACGGAGACGCCGACCGAGACAGCCGAGCCGACGGCGACGCCGGAACCCGAGACCGGGATGGTCCGCGTCGCTCACGCCTCGCCGGACGCACCGAACGTCGACGTCTACGTCGACGGAAGCGTCGTCCTCGAAGACGTCCCCTTCCGCGCGGTGAGCGACTATCTCATGGTTCCCGTCGGCCCACACACGGTGACCATCACCGCCGCGGGCGACGCCGAAACCGTGGCGTTCGAGGGCGAGGTCGAGGTCGGCAGCGGTGCCTACACCGTCGCCGCCATCGGTGAACTCACGAGCGAGGACACGGAGTTCGGGCCGCTCATCGTCGAGGACTACCTGAGCGACCCCGGCGACGACACGGCCCGCGTCACGCTGGTCCACGCCTCGCCGGACGCACCTGCGGTCGACGTGACCGTCGGCGACGGCGAGACGGTCCTCTACGACGGCGTCGCGTTCGGTGAGACGAGTACCGTCGAAGTCCCCGCTGGCGACTACGGCCTGGAGATCCGCGGCGATACCGAGAGCAACGACGGCGACGTCGTCACGACGGTCGACGTGAGCCTCGCAGGCGGCGCGGTCTACAGTGCGATGGCACTCGGCTATCTCACGCCGGACGACGAACCGACCGACGAGGCGTTCGGTCTCGCACTCGTCCAGAACAACTGA